A genome region from Labilibaculum antarcticum includes the following:
- a CDS encoding ribose-phosphate pyrophosphokinase, whose protein sequence is MKAPIKIFSGSNSEYLAGQIAAAAGLELGKSSITRFSDGEFEVCYEETVRGAQVFIIQSTYPPADNLMELLLMIDAAKRASAYKVIAVIPYFGFARQDRKDRPRVAIGAKLVANLLMAAGVDRVMTMDLHADQIQGFFDIPVDHLYGSSVLLPYVVNLKLDNLVVASPDMGGSKRANTYAKYLNAGLAICHKSREKANVVGEMTAIGDVEGRHVVIIDDMIDTAGTITKAANMLKEKGALSVRAVATHAVLSGPAYERIEESALEEVVFTDSIPLKKEGSKIKELTIANIFAKTILNVYNCESISSNFIL, encoded by the coding sequence ATGAAAGCCCCAATTAAAATCTTTTCTGGTTCGAACAGTGAGTATTTAGCAGGTCAAATTGCAGCAGCCGCAGGATTGGAATTAGGAAAATCAAGTATTACTAGATTTAGTGATGGTGAATTTGAAGTCTGTTATGAAGAAACAGTAAGAGGAGCTCAAGTATTCATTATTCAATCAACTTATCCCCCAGCTGATAATTTGATGGAGCTATTACTAATGATTGATGCAGCAAAAAGAGCATCTGCGTACAAAGTTATTGCAGTAATTCCATATTTTGGATTCGCTCGTCAGGATAGAAAAGATCGTCCCAGAGTTGCAATTGGAGCCAAACTGGTTGCCAATTTACTTATGGCAGCAGGAGTTGATCGTGTGATGACAATGGATCTTCACGCTGATCAAATTCAAGGATTTTTTGACATTCCTGTCGATCACCTATACGGTTCATCTGTACTTCTTCCTTACGTTGTGAACTTAAAATTGGATAATCTGGTTGTAGCCTCTCCTGATATGGGTGGTAGCAAAAGAGCCAATACTTATGCAAAATATTTAAATGCAGGTCTGGCTATTTGTCACAAATCTCGTGAAAAAGCGAATGTTGTTGGTGAAATGACTGCAATTGGTGATGTTGAAGGCAGACATGTTGTAATTATTGATGACATGATTGATACGGCTGGCACAATTACCAAAGCTGCAAATATGCTAAAGGAAAAAGGAGCTCTTAGTGTTCGCGCAGTTGCAACACATGCTGTTTTATCGGGTCCTGCTTACGAACGAATTGAAGAATCTGCTTTAGAAGAGGTTGTTTTTACTGATTCTATTCCTTTAAAAAAGGAAGGCTCTAAAATCAAAGAGTTAACAATTGCTAACATTTTCGCAAAAACAATTCTTAATGTTTACAATTGCGAATCAATTAGTTCCAATTTTATATTATAA
- a CDS encoding 50S ribosomal protein L25/general stress protein Ctc gives MKVFELKGSLRTDLGKKATKALRKAEMVPCEVYGGGDNIHFAVDKKILEKLLFTQEVYVINADIEGKKFSCVLSEVQYHPVNDRALHADFYQVFEDKAFEVELPILVEGLAKGIAAGGKLAVISRKLKVRGAMADLPENLVIKVADLGLGKTIQVGDLTYKNIELLNSKNTVVVQVKLTRAARAAAMAAK, from the coding sequence ATGAAAGTTTTTGAATTAAAAGGTTCTTTAAGAACAGATTTAGGAAAAAAAGCAACCAAAGCTCTTCGAAAAGCAGAAATGGTACCATGTGAAGTATATGGTGGTGGTGATAACATTCACTTTGCTGTTGACAAAAAGATATTGGAAAAATTACTTTTCACACAAGAAGTATATGTCATCAATGCAGATATTGAAGGAAAAAAATTCTCTTGTGTATTAAGCGAAGTTCAGTACCACCCGGTTAATGATAGAGCTTTACACGCTGATTTCTATCAGGTATTTGAAGACAAAGCATTCGAAGTAGAATTACCAATTCTAGTTGAGGGTCTTGCAAAAGGAATTGCGGCTGGTGGTAAACTAGCTGTTATTTCAAGAAAATTAAAAGTTAGAGGTGCAATGGCTGATCTTCCAGAAAACCTTGTTATTAAAGTTGCCGATCTTGGTCTTGGTAAAACTATTCAGGTTGGAGATCTTACCTATAAGAACATTGAACTATTGAATTCTAAAAACACTGTTGTTGTACAAGTTAAGCTTACAAGAGCTGCTCGTGCTGCTGCAATGGCTGCAAAATAG
- the pth gene encoding aminoacyl-tRNA hydrolase: MIQFLKKLFGQTKHLPQENNIEMKYLIVGLGNIGAEYANTRHNIGFRILDALAEAANIEFKDARYGAVAEYKFKGRIFVLVKPNTYMNLSGKSVNYWLQKEKIPVENMMVLVDDIALPFETLRLRPGGSAAGHNGLKHINEILGHQNYNRLRFGIGADFSKGQQIDYVLGEWSPEELEKLPELYKICINMIKGMSTIGVQRTMTAYNTKKISKEINE, from the coding sequence ATGATACAATTTCTAAAAAAACTATTTGGGCAGACTAAACATCTGCCACAAGAAAATAATATTGAGATGAAATATCTGATTGTCGGCCTTGGCAACATTGGTGCTGAATATGCGAACACAAGACACAACATCGGGTTTCGTATTTTGGATGCTCTTGCCGAAGCAGCTAATATAGAATTTAAGGATGCCAGATATGGAGCCGTTGCTGAATACAAGTTTAAGGGACGTATCTTTGTACTTGTAAAGCCAAACACTTACATGAACCTAAGTGGGAAATCGGTTAACTATTGGCTTCAGAAAGAAAAAATACCTGTTGAAAACATGATGGTTTTGGTTGATGATATTGCATTGCCGTTTGAAACCTTACGATTGCGTCCGGGAGGAAGTGCTGCCGGCCATAATGGATTAAAACATATTAACGAGATACTTGGTCACCAAAATTACAACCGCCTGCGTTTTGGTATTGGTGCCGATTTTAGCAAAGGACAGCAGATTGACTACGTTTTGGGTGAATGGTCGCCTGAGGAACTGGAGAAACTACCTGAGCTATACAAAATCTGTATTAACATGATTAAAGGCATGAGCACCATTGGTGTTCAAAGAACCATGACAGCATATAATACAAAGAAAATCAGCAAGGAAATAAACGAGTAA
- a CDS encoding RNA-binding S4 domain-containing protein yields the protein MNEKVRVDKWLWAVRIFKTRSMASEACKKGKVSIGGVHIKPSREIRLNEQIDIRVPPITRSYLVTAISGNRMGAKLAVDFVKDVTAQDQLDLLDATKTRGFESRDRGTGRPTKLDRRLIDKLKQE from the coding sequence ATGAATGAAAAAGTTAGAGTAGACAAATGGCTATGGGCTGTTCGGATTTTCAAAACCAGAAGTATGGCATCAGAAGCGTGTAAAAAAGGGAAAGTTTCCATTGGTGGCGTTCACATTAAACCTTCACGCGAAATAAGACTAAACGAACAAATAGATATAAGAGTGCCTCCCATAACCAGAAGTTATTTAGTTACAGCCATATCCGGCAACCGGATGGGTGCTAAATTAGCTGTCGATTTTGTGAAAGACGTAACAGCTCAGGATCAATTGGATTTATTGGATGCGACTAAAACACGAGGCTTTGAATCTCGAGACAGAGGAACTGGAAGACCAACAAAATTGGATCGAAGATTAATTGATAAGCTTAAACAGGAATAA
- a CDS encoding DUF4924 family protein — translation MIIAQEKKQTNLAEYILYMWQVEDIIRAYEFNIDKIDENIIKQFNQPEDKRNEIKAWYENLIEMMKIEKIEKMGHLQILKNNVNELYDYHVFLLTKGKDSAYNSHYQQALGNISEFRERSNATQENNDIEVCLTALYGILMLKLQEKKISKDTLAAITTFSQMISELTVKYKTFEEDKE, via the coding sequence ATGATAATAGCACAAGAAAAAAAGCAGACCAATTTAGCCGAATACATACTTTACATGTGGCAAGTTGAGGATATCATTAGAGCTTATGAGTTCAACATTGATAAAATTGACGAAAATATCATCAAACAATTCAATCAGCCAGAAGATAAACGAAACGAAATCAAGGCTTGGTATGAAAATCTGATTGAAATGATGAAGATCGAGAAGATTGAAAAAATGGGACATCTTCAAATCCTTAAAAACAATGTTAACGAATTGTATGACTATCATGTATTTCTTTTAACAAAGGGTAAAGATTCAGCATACAACAGTCATTACCAGCAGGCACTTGGTAATATTTCTGAGTTTCGCGAAAGATCAAATGCTACTCAGGAAAATAATGATATTGAAGTCTGCCTTACTGCTTTGTATGGAATTTTGATGCTAAAACTTCAGGAAAAAAAAATCTCGAAAGATACACTTGCGGCAATTACCACTTTCAGCCAAATGATTTCTGAATTAACGGTAAAATACAAGACTTTCGAAGAAGATAAAGAATAA
- a CDS encoding DMT family transporter, whose translation MTLPSKYTNWILLILVSFIWGSPYILREIALESFSHNQVAAFQVFFSFLLFIPLIAKNIRKLSKENILPLLLSGITGNIGPAYFFAKAQTQISSSVAGMLNAMLPMLTLLIAILFFKSSTNKKVMGGILLGFAGTLILSFSGDSFGSSYFWGVFYVFMAILSVAISINIVSFSLPKLTGTEIASLAFLFVGPAAGIFLAFTDLSAPLASETLTKSAIMLGLLAILTFAGVIMYNQLIKKSSYVFAASIAYIIPIVAIFWGIAIGGDHISIAQTASIIIILAGVHLTNR comes from the coding sequence ATGACTCTGCCAAGCAAATACACCAATTGGATATTACTTATTTTAGTTTCTTTCATTTGGGGAAGTCCTTATATCTTAAGAGAAATTGCTCTGGAAAGCTTCAGCCACAATCAGGTGGCTGCTTTTCAGGTATTCTTCTCATTTTTACTTTTTATTCCTCTGATTGCTAAAAACATCAGAAAACTTTCGAAAGAGAATATATTACCACTTCTACTCTCTGGAATAACAGGAAACATAGGTCCCGCCTATTTTTTCGCCAAAGCACAAACTCAAATCAGCTCTTCGGTTGCCGGTATGCTAAATGCCATGTTACCCATGCTTACCTTACTAATTGCCATCCTTTTCTTTAAATCCAGCACAAACAAAAAAGTAATGGGTGGAATTCTACTGGGATTTGCAGGGACGCTTATCCTTAGCTTTTCAGGAGATTCTTTTGGATCGTCTTATTTCTGGGGCGTTTTTTATGTGTTTATGGCCATTTTATCGGTAGCCATCAGCATAAATATTGTTAGTTTTTCGTTGCCAAAGCTTACCGGAACCGAAATTGCTTCCTTAGCATTTCTTTTTGTGGGTCCCGCGGCTGGAATCTTTCTGGCTTTCACCGATTTAAGTGCTCCTTTGGCATCTGAAACGTTAACAAAAAGTGCAATCATGCTTGGCTTACTCGCGATCTTAACTTTCGCCGGAGTTATCATGTACAATCAGCTAATCAAGAAATCATCGTATGTTTTTGCGGCATCCATCGCCTACATTATTCCCATTGTAGCCATATTTTGGGGCATTGCAATTGGTGGCGATCATATTTCCATTGCTCAAACCGCATCAATAATTATTATCTTAGCTGGAGTTCATTTAACGAATCGATAA
- the lnt gene encoding apolipoprotein N-acyltransferase, whose product MNKNILLAIASGLLLGMPFCVPQLFPLIFFAWIPLLWLEEKTINHHNPYLLFNYSFLSFLVWNILAYWWVGKAQITGVILIILINSLLLALIFWMISRSRKHLKIQILFPFLLIWLGFEYFDTWWDLAWPWLNLGNAFASAPKWVQWYEFTGTRGGSLWVILINIGLYSIIKNPKNRIALNSVRMILLIGIPLLYSVFLYHQKENVTGFKSFALIQPNLDPYTEKFIPEYEGKHFADFMTTADSVCSSHHPDFLFAPETVILTSIDENQPMQSSYYSRLLDLKKKYPKTKILIGTHSNIESASFNSALFLTDTIAPEFYHKTKLVPLFERVPFDKYLSFLKDYSLEIGGYQGTYSSKNYIDYFLSDSIALVPVVCFESIFGDYCAQRVPEMPGFLCMITNDGWWKTTPGYKHHFNFSRLRAIETRRDYIRVANNGISAYINSKGTIVAKTMWWEKSVLTGELKLIKEKTFYSEHGDYIGRVCLFIATLLLIFVKIRVTTQSNVTKRS is encoded by the coding sequence GTGAATAAAAATATTCTTCTTGCTATTGCCTCTGGTCTTTTATTGGGCATGCCCTTTTGTGTTCCACAACTTTTCCCCCTCATCTTTTTTGCCTGGATCCCCCTTTTGTGGCTGGAAGAAAAAACGATAAATCATCACAACCCCTACTTACTTTTCAACTATTCTTTTCTCAGTTTTTTAGTTTGGAACATTCTGGCATATTGGTGGGTTGGCAAAGCTCAAATCACGGGTGTAATCCTCATCATACTTATTAATTCTCTTTTGCTTGCGCTGATTTTTTGGATGATCAGCAGATCAAGAAAGCACTTGAAAATTCAGATTCTCTTCCCTTTCCTGCTTATTTGGCTGGGCTTTGAATATTTCGATACCTGGTGGGATTTGGCCTGGCCTTGGTTGAATCTTGGAAATGCTTTTGCCTCAGCTCCCAAATGGGTGCAATGGTATGAATTTACAGGAACACGTGGCGGCAGCTTGTGGGTGATTCTCATAAATATTGGGTTGTATTCAATAATAAAAAACCCGAAAAATAGAATTGCATTAAACTCAGTTAGAATGATCCTTTTGATAGGTATTCCTCTCCTCTACTCTGTTTTTTTGTATCACCAAAAGGAGAATGTAACCGGCTTTAAGAGCTTTGCTCTCATCCAGCCAAATTTGGATCCGTACACCGAAAAATTTATTCCCGAATACGAAGGAAAACACTTTGCAGATTTTATGACTACAGCAGACTCTGTTTGCAGTAGTCACCATCCCGATTTCTTGTTTGCACCCGAAACCGTTATTTTAACATCTATCGATGAAAATCAGCCTATGCAATCCTCCTACTATTCGCGCTTACTCGATTTAAAAAAGAAATATCCTAAAACAAAAATACTAATTGGAACGCACAGCAATATCGAATCAGCATCATTCAATTCAGCATTATTTTTAACTGATACAATAGCTCCCGAATTTTACCACAAAACAAAACTTGTACCCTTATTTGAGAGAGTTCCATTCGATAAATACCTAAGCTTTTTAAAGGATTATTCGCTTGAAATTGGAGGATACCAAGGAACATACAGCAGTAAAAACTACATTGACTATTTTCTGTCGGATTCCATAGCATTGGTGCCTGTTGTTTGCTTCGAATCAATTTTTGGAGATTACTGCGCACAAAGAGTTCCGGAAATGCCTGGCTTTCTTTGTATGATTACCAACGACGGATGGTGGAAAACAACTCCTGGATATAAGCATCATTTCAATTTTAGCAGATTAAGAGCCATTGAAACCCGCAGAGACTACATTCGGGTGGCCAACAATGGCATTTCGGCTTACATCAACTCTAAAGGCACGATTGTTGCGAAAACCATGTGGTGGGAAAAATCAGTACTGACAGGCGAGTTAAAACTGATAAAAGAAAAAACATTTTACTCGGAACATGGAGATTACATTGGCCGGGTTTGTCTGTTTATCGCCACTCTTTTATTAATCTTTGTTAAAATTCGTGTGACAACACAATCTAATGTCACTAAAAGGAGTTAA
- a CDS encoding VIT1/CCC1 transporter family protein → MTEQTDNYLDNHYIHRSNWLRAAVLGANDGILSTASLAIGIAAATDIREPIVLATVAALVAGALSMAAGEYVSVSSQTDVEKADIEREKQELEEMPEIELLRLAEIYEKRGLKKQTALTVAKELSEHDVLAAHVRDELGINEMSQAKPIQAAFASGAAFSVGGVLPLVVTIFLPLKNMEYSLYFFAICFLIILGALAAKTGGSSVSKAIIRITFWGTIAMGLTAVVGYLFGVVV, encoded by the coding sequence ATGACAGAACAAACGGATAATTATTTAGACAATCATTACATACATAGAAGTAATTGGTTAAGGGCAGCAGTTCTTGGTGCTAATGATGGAATTTTATCAACTGCGAGTCTTGCAATTGGTATTGCGGCGGCAACTGATATCAGAGAGCCTATTGTGCTGGCAACTGTAGCGGCATTAGTTGCAGGGGCATTGTCTATGGCAGCAGGAGAGTACGTTTCGGTAAGTTCTCAAACCGACGTGGAAAAAGCGGATATTGAAAGAGAAAAACAAGAGTTGGAAGAAATGCCGGAAATTGAATTGCTGCGATTGGCTGAAATTTATGAAAAAAGAGGATTGAAAAAACAAACGGCATTAACTGTTGCAAAAGAATTGTCGGAGCACGATGTATTAGCTGCGCACGTTAGAGACGAATTGGGAATAAATGAAATGAGTCAAGCCAAACCAATACAAGCTGCTTTTGCCTCAGGTGCAGCATTTAGTGTAGGAGGAGTGTTACCACTTGTGGTGACTATCTTTTTGCCTTTAAAAAACATGGAGTATTCTCTTTACTTTTTTGCGATCTGCTTTCTGATCATTTTAGGTGCATTAGCGGCTAAAACTGGTGGTTCAAGCGTAAGTAAGGCAATTATTCGAATTACATTTTGGGGAACCATTGCGATGGGATTGACGGCGGTTGTTGGTTATTTATTTGGAGTTGTTGTTTAA
- a CDS encoding nucleoside 2-deoxyribosyltransferase, with translation MKIYFSGSIRGGQQDTDLYAELIQELKQYGTVLTEHIGSKTIDTTMTDQEIHDRDVMWVKESDVVIAEVTVPSLGVGYEIGRAIDMKKPIICLYRTINGKSTSAMIRGCSELQCFEYSNISKAKEILKTQLKTK, from the coding sequence ATGAAGATTTATTTTTCAGGATCGATACGAGGTGGCCAGCAAGACACGGATTTGTATGCAGAATTGATTCAAGAATTAAAGCAATACGGAACCGTTTTAACCGAGCACATTGGATCAAAAACGATCGATACCACAATGACCGATCAGGAAATACACGATCGGGATGTGATGTGGGTAAAAGAATCGGATGTTGTGATTGCTGAAGTAACTGTTCCTTCGCTTGGCGTAGGCTACGAAATTGGCCGGGCTATTGACATGAAGAAGCCAATTATTTGTTTGTACAGAACCATAAATGGCAAATCTACCTCGGCAATGATTCGCGGGTGTTCCGAATTACAATGTTTTGAATACTCCAACATATCGAAAGCAAAAGAAATATTGAAGACACAACTTAAAACCAAATAG
- a CDS encoding DUF4269 domain-containing protein, which translates to MNWQDISYLNSGSAIQRRAYKSIMKLQIYNLLAEYSPILTGTIPIGISIESSDLDITCRYMDADNFEKKMKSLFGEQKEFKIQQKEKNGYWVVVASFTYQDFPFEIFGSLFPGTDQNSYRHMLIEHRILQLLGEDFKQKVIQLKKEGLKTEPAFAKLLKLDGDPYQQLLDMEGITDTEILQHWNIS; encoded by the coding sequence ATGAACTGGCAAGATATCTCCTACCTAAATTCGGGTTCGGCAATTCAGAGAAGAGCATATAAAAGTATAATGAAACTTCAGATTTATAATCTTCTCGCAGAGTATTCTCCAATTTTGACCGGCACTATTCCCATCGGCATTTCAATAGAATCAAGTGATTTAGATATTACCTGCAGATATATGGATGCGGACAATTTCGAGAAGAAAATGAAAAGCCTGTTTGGAGAACAAAAAGAATTCAAAATACAACAAAAAGAAAAAAACGGATACTGGGTGGTCGTGGCAAGTTTTACCTACCAGGATTTTCCATTTGAAATATTTGGCTCACTCTTCCCAGGCACAGATCAAAACTCATATCGTCATATGCTGATTGAGCATCGTATTCTGCAATTACTGGGCGAGGATTTTAAACAAAAAGTAATTCAGTTAAAAAAAGAAGGTCTAAAAACAGAACCTGCATTTGCCAAATTATTAAAATTAGATGGTGATCCATATCAACAATTATTAGACATGGAAGGCATTACTGACACTGAAATACTACAACACTGGAACATAAGCTAA
- a CDS encoding two-CW domain-containing protein, with protein MEGLNCWEYYKCGREAGGINSTELGTCPASTLKYNHGINGGSNSGRYCWTVKATICNDQVQGDLEDKLLNCINCSFFKLVNYEQGREFTLLSEGTLQNK; from the coding sequence ATGGAAGGATTAAACTGTTGGGAATATTACAAGTGTGGTCGGGAAGCAGGTGGAATAAATAGTACCGAATTAGGTACTTGTCCGGCAAGTACGCTTAAATATAACCATGGAATTAACGGAGGATCAAACTCTGGCAGGTATTGTTGGACAGTTAAAGCTACTATCTGTAATGATCAAGTTCAAGGTGACTTGGAAGATAAACTACTGAACTGCATCAATTGTAGTTTCTTTAAACTGGTAAACTACGAACAAGGAAGAGAATTCACACTACTATCAGAAGGAACACTTCAAAATAAATAG
- a CDS encoding substrate-binding domain-containing protein, which translates to MKEKPDAILAISDLSMSGIMKVVYSKKIKVPADLGVIGFCENTFSKMYNPSLTTIDPMGLEIGEIATERLFQRIHEKNILEPKTINLSSRLIIRDSTQK; encoded by the coding sequence TTGAAAGAAAAACCTGATGCTATTTTAGCAATTAGTGATCTTAGCATGTCAGGTATCATGAAAGTGGTTTATTCGAAAAAAATTAAAGTACCTGCAGATCTTGGAGTAATTGGATTTTGTGAAAACACATTCAGTAAAATGTATAACCCATCACTTACCACTATTGATCCTATGGGACTGGAAATTGGGGAAATTGCAACAGAAAGACTTTTTCAAAGAATTCATGAAAAAAATATATTAGAACCCAAAACAATAAATCTGTCAAGTAGATTAATTATAAGAGATTCTACGCAAAAATAG
- a CDS encoding sensor histidine kinase, with the protein MMDFSDIFKNSISVQSLIESMAEGVIFINKRSEILLVNKTTNELFGYETNELIGQSIEKLIPNRHKEQHKTHLLTYFSAPKARPMGHANSKLSGIKKDGTLFSLEISLSFINTDKELIGIAFITDISARVKAENELKIRNIELDAFGHTIAHELHSQLNSIIGFSQLILTDKEMSEEKRNSFLEIIVSSGFKMSSIITEMLLFSNLKKDEIVKTHLSMKDIVEEAVNRISESEKGTAKIFIAKEFEPSIGYGPWIEEVWYNYIRNAIKYGGTPPNIEIGSSIAEDGYKKFWVKDNGIGLDERQCDIIFVDPHKLGDGLVKGHGLGLSIVQRIIKKLDGWVKVESTPNKGSIFSFYLPHSQDNLL; encoded by the coding sequence ATGATGGATTTTTCAGATATTTTCAAAAATAGCATTTCTGTTCAATCACTGATTGAGTCCATGGCCGAGGGCGTCATTTTTATTAATAAGAGAAGTGAAATATTGTTGGTAAATAAAACAACTAACGAGTTATTTGGATATGAAACCAATGAACTAATTGGTCAATCAATCGAAAAATTAATTCCAAACAGACATAAAGAACAGCACAAAACCCATCTACTTACTTATTTTTCAGCTCCCAAAGCACGTCCTATGGGACATGCCAACTCAAAACTATCCGGAATAAAAAAAGATGGAACTCTTTTTTCTCTTGAAATTAGTTTAAGCTTTATCAATACGGACAAGGAACTAATAGGTATTGCTTTTATTACTGATATCTCGGCACGAGTAAAGGCTGAGAATGAACTTAAAATACGAAACATTGAATTAGACGCATTTGGTCATACGATTGCTCATGAATTGCATTCCCAATTAAATAGTATCATCGGGTTTAGTCAGCTGATTCTTACTGATAAGGAAATGAGCGAAGAGAAACGCAATTCCTTTTTAGAGATTATTGTTTCCAGTGGCTTCAAAATGAGCAGTATTATTACGGAAATGCTTCTTTTCTCAAATCTGAAAAAAGACGAAATAGTAAAAACCCATCTCTCAATGAAGGACATTGTTGAAGAGGCTGTTAACCGAATTTCAGAATCTGAAAAAGGAACAGCAAAAATATTTATCGCTAAGGAATTTGAGCCTTCGATTGGCTATGGACCATGGATAGAAGAAGTTTGGTACAACTACATTCGAAATGCGATTAAGTATGGTGGAACTCCTCCCAATATTGAAATTGGAAGCTCAATAGCTGAAGATGGTTACAAAAAATTCTGGGTGAAAGACAACGGAATAGGACTTGATGAAAGACAATGCGATATCATTTTTGTCGATCCACATAAATTAGGAGATGGACTGGTGAAAGGCCATGGCTTAGGATTATCAATCGTGCAGCGAATTATTAAAAAACTCGACGGCTGGGTTAAAGTTGAAAGTACCCCAAACAAAGGGAGTATTTTTAGTTTTTACCTACCTCACTCTCAGGATAATTTACTCTAA